A stretch of DNA from Sebastes umbrosus isolate fSebUmb1 chromosome 14, fSebUmb1.pri, whole genome shotgun sequence:
gtgtgaaaatggtcgatTCATGTACGAATCATACCAACGGCTTATATATCTGCCGTCCttggtcttcctgtttccctttttgaatgacgaatacagactaccgccgcctgctggtgtggagagttatttcatctcacgcaggtgcaCAACGTACATGCTAAATGACCGTCGGCTGCAGTCTTTGCAGTGTggtcaagtgcaacttgtcagccaagacaaaaaggcgacgtgaggtgaccaaacagtcggccttcatcgacgctagttctttgatgtcggcttcttgtgtctgggccttaagggTAAGTCTGCAGGAAATGAATGGAAGTCAATATAATGTCACCTAAAGTGATGGaaataaaactgtgtgtgtgtgtgtgtgtgtgtgtgtgtgtttgtgtgtgtgtgtgtgtgtgtgtgtgtgtgtgtgcgtgcgtgcgtgcgtgcgtgcgtgtgtgcgtacacttgtacagctatctttgtgaggacctatttgagttttagaccttcagagtgaggacatttttggaaagtgaggacattttggttgtttttcaCCTTCGGACAgaccttcaaaggcctgtttgagggttgAGACTTTGTTCAGGTAAGGATTAGGTTTAGGTAAGGGTAAGAGTTGGggtcaggcatttagttgtgatggttaaggttaggaaatgCATTATGTCAGTGAACGTCCTTACAAAGAGAGAAGTACACGGCTGAGTGTGTTTTCACAATCACAGCAATGACCGTCTTTGAAAGTAGGGCAGCTATAATTGGTGGTAAATACCTCGTTTCCAGTTCATGATTTTTAGCTGCTGTTCTGGTATTAGTCCACTAGATGGTGACGTGCGCCTACATAAACCCTTCCTACTACACTGTGACTCACTGACTGCTTtatgctgtacagtatgtgtgaatgtAGACCTGCTTTACAGGCCACTGCTCTGCTGTAGTGTTAATACACCAACAACATATACTAGAATGTGATCGTATTTCAACATATGCTGTATATATGCCAACGTACTGTTTATTctatacatttactgtataatcaGCTTTATCTTACCTCACAGCCAAATAAATGACCCCGATACATTACTGTTACTGGCAGCGTTGTGATGGGAACAGTTGGTGCATGACAATGTGTTGAATTCATGAGGCAGATTATGAATGATTCATACTTATTTGTCAAGTTTAATGTATAAGAAACCCCTATTATCATCATGAATACCTTTTAAAATAGACTAATTATATATTCCCACACTTGTGATATTGTTTTGTACAtgatcaaagtgaaaacacatacatattatatacCCTAAATACATGAGAATAATCTAATATGTATGgatcaagtgtttttttttagcaaacttTCCTCAATGTAGGtctcatgaaaaaaacaaccccTTCCCTAACCAGTCCTCTATTAGGCGTCTGAAACTAGTGAGGCAACTTGAGATCCAACTTCTGTAAGAACCTCAGATGGCCACGACAGCAAGGTGGGAGGAATATTCATGGTTCTCGAGAAGATAACAGAAGaccggagagagggagaggaggatgagtgagagaaaaagagagagagcaaagcaggcctgtatgtgtgtctgtgggagGGGAAGGGGGCTTGTGGAGAGGAAAAATCAAACCCACCCAGAGCTCTTCATACGTCACCGTTCGCATCACAGATGTTCCCACAGACACTCAGTGTGGGTTGTGGGCCGAGGCGTGTGGAGAGCCAGTATGGCTTCGATTGGCTTGTTTTTggagagtgtgtgcgtgcgttaTAATATGTGGGCCTGCTGTGTGCGTAAATGGAGACTTGAACGCTGTGGTGATATTTAAAAGTATTCCTTTGAGCTTGTAAATGAAATAGCTGCGTGATGTTTGTGAGTGCAGGAGCGGTGTTATTGGGTTTATGACACTTCATATATTCAGGAAtatctataaaaaataaaacattttgctaCTTCAGTGCCACAGCCTGTGATACTCTtcataataataagaataacaataatagcagtaataattataataataataaaaataacaaaaataatagaatgaatttaaaaataatattcatctatttcatgaatattttataaaatataaaacattttgttacTCCAGTGCCATAGCCTGATACTCctcataataatagtaataataataaaaacatttattcaaaaataatattcatcCATTTCATAAATatcttttaatatataaaacattttgctACTCCAGTGCCACAGCCTGTGATActcttcataataataataataataataataataataaattgatttaaaaataatattcatcCATTTCAAGAATAtttgataaaatataaaacattttgttacTCCAGTGCCACAGCCTGTGATACTcttcacaataataataatagtagtaataataataataataataataacaacaacaaaataaaaataatacatttaatttaaaatataataagaatatgtattcatttcatgaatattttataaaacataaaacattttgcTACTTCAGTGCCACAGCCTGTGAtactcaaaataataataataataataataatagtaataataataattaacgaaacataaaaaataatacaattattatcaaataagaataagaataatatttGAAACAGTTGAAGTCAAAAACAGGCACTGAGCTAAAAACAATACTGTACATCCCCTGAAATGTAGGTTTCATGATAAAAAGTCACAGAAAAGGAGAAGTTGCGTAGGCGTGCCTAGATCTGTTTCCACGtccatggcaaaaaaaaataataggcGAGTTGTTATTGATGGAAATTAGGCTATTTAAATACGTGTCAGATGAAAAGAGGTTAAAAACCTTCCTCTCCAAAACAGCTTTGAGGTGAGTGCGCTCAAAAACCGCAGGCCTCACTCTGTCACTCTTTTGAAGTGGTTTTCGTGagtactgagagagagagagagacagagagacttgTCTTGTCTATTGAGTCTTGTGTACTTGTACGTCACAGACTGCTTTTAACAAGGACAGAAATCCCCCTCAGTTTTCCTCAGACCAGCTTGTGCAGAACTTCTCTCTTGGCCAACATTCACGACAGCATTGATAGTTTTTTAACACACTTTATTGGTTTCACATATTTTCCTGTTTAAGCTCTCGTGATTTTACAATGTCATTATGGTCAGTTGggtttattttagggctgtcgaagGTAACGCAACAATagcgtgttaacacaaatttctttaacgtattaacgtaacttgcataCTCATACTAGCagtgaataacgctccaaacttcactaaattttggtgaggaaaaactggcatgtccattttcaagggggccccttgacctctgacctcaagaaatgtgaatgaaaatgggttctatgggtacccacgagtctctcctttacagatatgcccacattatgataatcacatgctatatgttatgatttgagtatattttttatgctaaatgcagtacctgtgagggtttctggacaaaatgtgtcattgttttgtgctattatttccaataataaatatactggaaaaacaaagttcggaaacttgtgtttggtcgattatttctctgttgttacaatgctaattgtaattgtattttacatcgttggaaagcctgtttattgacctccacaatgatgtccaacttgtaaggatcatgcatttgtgggatgagcagcacagctgattatgtgggtagcgccaagaaaaatttgccaaaatgctctgccaatggtaaacagtgtattctcctgttggtattgactcttgttttgagttgtttggtggattggatgattgaactctctatcagtaacaaagaacaaacaagacatattggcaattttacactttattcatttaatacaccatcaggagcctcagtagcggtgaaagatccatacgcagccacaacagcctggcacctcctcctcatgctggtcaccggGATTGTTCTATTGGGTCAATGTGCTTTCTGTTTCTATGTCATTCTTAAAATTCCTTGGTGTTGTTGTACCATTCCACTATTGATTGTGGTGCCCTCTTTGCATTAAACAGGCATCAATAAAGTGTTGAACTAAGCTCCAAACGGTCCCCTTAGAGTCAGCATAGTGCGCAATTAACTCTCCCTCCCATCACCTCCAGTCCTCCACCTCATGTTATCATTGTGTTGTGCTTCTGGGAGTCCATGAAAACGCTTAGTGACCCCTGGCTAATAGCGTGAGTGCTTAATGACTCACTGACATCTACTTAACGCGGGACTTTCCCCCATCTATCCATCTTCAGAGCCCCTAGTGCTGCACATATTTGGCCTCTGATGAGTCCCTAAAGAATGTTGTCcttggcagcagcagcagcatctccgtctgtctccgtctgtccgtccgttgTAGAAGCTCCACCGGAcgccaactctctctctctctctctctctctctctctctctctctctctctctctctcctctccatgcTCTGCCAGGCGGTGTGGCATCTCGGAGACGCCCCCGACATTCCTTAAGCCACTGTCACTTCCTCTCGTGtgttaatattttaattatacTGACACCTCAAATATGTAGATTCACGACATTGACGcgtatatatatgttatatatataatcatatatacatatatatatatatcatatatgtcatatatatatatcatatatatatattcatatatattcatatatatatatatataaatatcacagGTTTCATGATGAAAAGGGTGTTTTTAAGTGATCACAAACGCCACATTACTGATTTTTTATGTACTTCCTGGTGTCCTTTACACCCACTTTCATCCATCTACCTGATAACAACGTTGCACTTTGCTCCATTCGTGTGTGTGACGACTTCTAAAGTCTAAAAGTCGcataataataaaaggaaattCCGCCCCCCTCCCTCATAAAGGTCGCAGACCTTTATCGATACAATAGGAAGTATAGGGGAGTGAGATGAAACCAGTCTGAAAGCAGTCTACATCACCTGGGCGGGGGTTCCCAGAAACCCTCCCATGTGACGACGCGTTCACCAACATGCCCTTATATGGACATGCCCGTGCGTAATTAGGAAACGTTCGTACGTGGTTACGCTCTGTGCGTAAAAGGCGCTGAAACCAGAGAATGTGCTTGTGTAAGGGCTCCTCACTGGGAGCTATGGCAACTGTTATGGTTACAATATGGTAGGATAGAAACCTCCCaacttcttcctcctgctgtttatatgttatatactgtttcaagtatatatatatatatatatatcaacacctctctagggagtctgcaggacagataataatgcacacattgCACTTtaatagactaagctactggagttaccctgcactatactcatttttaacagtctcttctgcacttttttaatagtcgtgtatcacagctgttacccttcactatattcagttttaacagtttttcttcatctccttgtatttttatacctGGTATATTTTTGTTGTACTTTGTAATTTGAACTACTaactttttactaacatgtttttgcactatggaactgtgatgttggaaacttgaatttcccttgggatcaataaagttactatctatctatctatctatctatctatctatctatcgatcgatctatataaaaaaaaacactcaaatccACCATTTCCGTTTCATTTGAAGACACTTTACTTAAATACacatcacaaataaaaaaaagacagtgtAAACATTGGACATCATTAGTTTAGTCCGGATCAACCGGACAACCAAAAATAATTTACACAATGAATAAATGCAGCATTTGCATGACAATATCAGATGCAAAATAGTACAAAGTATACAATAATCATTCCCATTTTCTACCATTAGTAAACCCGACTCGTGGGCCTGTCTGTGCCCGCTGTGCTGCTCAGTCTGGATgctgcatactttttctttttacttctagtaGGTGCTGCAGCTGCctttacaaagtacgtactgtttcATGCAGTACGCATACTACTTcctcataacattgcaccttgaactttgaccctcttgctcatgtaTCCCCTCCACAGAGGATTGTATGTCAGaatatgtattgggacatactaaatctttttttctggcatactaaatagtatggtagtatgggtctGGGAACGCATAGTACGTACTaaaaggcacaatgttatgcatactgcatgcatcACTacacagctgcagtatgtactaaaggtaaaaagtaaaaagtatgcgatttggaacgcaccCCTAGGTGTCAATGGTTGAATGGTGAGCAAAGATGTCCAGCATCCCAGGAAGTACCATTTCAATCAGTCTTTTTCACCCTAAAGAGTTGTCGCATATAGCCCTGCGATGCTGACAACACATCGTATCCCAGTACAGTGCTGCAGCATGCAGAACTCCAgtgttatttacttttttcagtcACTTAGTagtctctgttgttgttttaaaacGCCTCCAACTTGCTCGTGAGCATGAGTTGACAGCCGCTGCTCACGTGTGTCAGGACCTTCTGTTTGAGCTGAGCGACCTGGTCCCGGAGCACCGAGGCCGTGTTGGAGAGCCCCACGTTGTCGTTTTTCAGCCCCTTCACCTTGTCCTCCAGCCGGGCGATGCGCTCCAGCTTGCGCCTCCGGCATTTAGTCGCTGCCAGCCGGTTCCTCAGCCTCTTCCTCTCCGCCTTGATGCGCTCCTGATTCTCCAAGTTGATGGGAGACATCGGAGGCGAGCCGCCGTCGCTGCTGAGCAGGTCGGGCACCGTCTGGGGCTCCTCTTTCAGACTCAGAGCGAcgagccgctgctgctgctgctgctgctgctgctgcgggaGATGGAGCGCGGAGCCCGGCAGAGCGTGGTGGAACGGAGCGctctgctggtgctggtgctggtgatGGTGCTGCGGCGGCAGGTAGCTGATAGTGGCGGTGGGGTAGCTTGTTGCGGAAGAAGAGAGACTCGTGTTTGGACAGTAGGCGTTCAGCGTGGTGTAGATGGGAGGCTCCGGCTGCTGCAAGGCGGCGCCGAAGACACTAGAGGCCGCTGCAGAGCAACTGGTGGTGACTCCACCGGCACCAATGGACACGTTAGGAGGAGGCATCTGGTTCATCTTGTGCAGCTCATCCAAAGCTTTCACAAAACCTTCCGCGAAGCCTTCCTGCTCATCCGTGATGCCCCGGTTGTAGAAGTACTGGCCCGGTGTCGGAGTGGTGATGACACCGTTACTGTTCTGGATGATGAGCCTCTCTAGCTCCGGAGATGCGAGCTTCAGAGACCCCACgtcgtggtggtggtggccGGTTTGGTACGGGTCCACCTCGGCTGCTCTCAGCTGGTTTTTCAGGTTGCGATATGGCTCTGTCAAGTTCAGATTCATATTCTGCTTTAGCAGCTTGTAGTCGTGCATTGCTGCATCTGAGTGGCCGTAAGCAGACAGGAATGAGTCGTCATGATAAAAAGGCTGTTCCATCTTTGTAGACATTAAAGTCATATaggagagatgaaaaaaagtatagtGAAGCTTACCAGCTGCTTTTTTAGAAACTCTCAACAAATCAGTGTCACAGCAGAGAGAGTATGCATCAACTCAGTCTCTCAAACAGTGTCTCCAAAAACACCAATTAAAGGAAAATCACTccacaaacaaaaagagagtgaaagtcccaaatgtccaaaacacaaagtttCTGTAGGTAAAAGTCTGTCCCAGTGTCTTTTTTTCCTTGCAATCCTGTTATGAAGGAAAAAGTTATAAGGAAATTCCTAGTAGTTGATGTGCTGGTTGCTTGTTGAGGTGTGTTCAGACTCGTACTCGTATGAGTTTATATACACACGCGTCTGCTGCCAGGACAGTGCGGTGTTGTGATTGGCCGAGAGGCCTCGGTCTCCACGCCCAGTGAGGGTGACGCTGATGCCGGGAAGAGGCGACTGTAAACAAGCCTGTAGGCATGAGAGCACCGGGGACGCATCACAGCAGAGGATCACAAACACAAGACacagcttttttgtttttgcgcGTTTTATAGGTTGAATAAGAGGTTGTTGGATAAGCGAAGAGGTGAGATATACTCTGTTAGACTTTTAGGTTtttaatccattcatccatgttacactgtagaaaaaaaaccttattattttgttaaaagttCAAAAatgtaaggcaaggcaaggcagcttttatttgtatagcacatttcagcaacagggcaattaaaaaaataaaagctaggatagaagctaaaatagaattataacacacaagagtaaaagctctagtgcagtataagatcattatctggtttgaaaaaaaatgtaacgaGTGTTACATCAAATACGTATATAAGCTCATCTGCAACCTGATGTTGGCCCCATTAGATATTAATTATaccccatatatatatacatatatatatgtataaaggCTGCTAGACTACTGTGCTGTTTATTATGATCCATCCTGTGGAGGAAGTCCTCAGGCCTTATATGGGCATGATGACGCGCCGGTTCCTCTCCGGGAGAACCGGGAAGCCACGCCCCCCGGGCCTCATTCCAGCAGCAGTCCAGCTCCTGTATAAACCCAATCCACTCATCCATGTGTTATAGTGAGAGAGTTAGGGACTTTCTGTCTCAGCAGGGTGCACAGAGTGAGCTTCTCAAATACATCCATCTGTGTGTACCGATCAGGACAGAAAAGTATCCCGTACACAG
This window harbors:
- the junbb gene encoding junB proto-oncogene, AP-1 transcription factor subunit b isoform X1, with the translated sequence MTLMSTKMEQPFYHDDSFLSAYGHSDAAMHDYKLLKQNMNLNLTEPYRNLKNQLRAAEVDPYQTGHHHHDVGSLKLASPELERLIIQNSNGVITTPTPGQYFYNRGITDEQEGFAEGFVKALDELHKMNQMPPPNVSIGAGGVTTSCSAAASSVFGAALQQPEPPIYTTLNAYCPNTSLSSSATSYPTATISYLPPQHHHQHQHQQSAPFHHALPGSALHLPQQQQQQQQQRLVALSLKEEPQTVPDLLSSDGGSPPMSPINLENQERIKAERKRLRNRLAATKCRRRKLERIARLEDKVKGLKNDNVGLSNTASVLRDQVAQLKQKVLTHVSSGCQLMLTSKLEAF
- the junbb gene encoding junB proto-oncogene, AP-1 transcription factor subunit b isoform X2, which gives rise to MHDYKLLKQNMNLNLTEPYRNLKNQLRAAEVDPYQTGHHHHDVGSLKLASPELERLIIQNSNGVITTPTPGQYFYNRGITDEQEGFAEGFVKALDELHKMNQMPPPNVSIGAGGVTTSCSAAASSVFGAALQQPEPPIYTTLNAYCPNTSLSSSATSYPTATISYLPPQHHHQHQHQQSAPFHHALPGSALHLPQQQQQQQQQRLVALSLKEEPQTVPDLLSSDGGSPPMSPINLENQERIKAERKRLRNRLAATKCRRRKLERIARLEDKVKGLKNDNVGLSNTASVLRDQVAQLKQKVLTHVSSGCQLMLTSKLEAF